From one Cupriavidus oxalaticus genomic stretch:
- a CDS encoding TetR/AcrR family transcriptional regulator has product MDRDDDIEQVSTRGRPVGDREAKRKELLRAASMVIAQEGYANASLRKVAKHAGYTTGAVTYYFANKEELVVALMESAFDRFDAMLESARESGDILAPFESWIRLTDRSTRFWPATSELLAQGRHEPAFAEVIARRYARYRRLLTAIVKDAQEKGTVRNDIPADILTDQLVAMGDGWMMMYPIEPKRFTPKRMRALIDALAVLVAPVPGEQNPGGRAVRA; this is encoded by the coding sequence ATGGACAGAGACGACGATATCGAGCAGGTCTCAACCCGGGGTCGTCCGGTCGGCGACCGCGAAGCGAAGCGCAAGGAGCTGCTGCGCGCGGCATCCATGGTGATTGCACAGGAGGGATACGCCAACGCATCGCTGCGCAAGGTTGCCAAGCATGCGGGCTACACCACTGGGGCGGTGACGTATTACTTCGCGAACAAGGAAGAGCTGGTCGTGGCGCTGATGGAGAGCGCATTTGACCGTTTCGACGCGATGCTGGAGTCGGCCCGGGAAAGCGGTGACATCCTTGCGCCGTTCGAAAGCTGGATCAGGCTGACGGACCGCAGCACGAGGTTCTGGCCGGCGACATCGGAGTTGCTGGCGCAGGGGCGCCACGAGCCTGCGTTTGCGGAAGTCATCGCCAGGCGCTACGCGCGTTATCGCCGCTTGCTCACTGCCATTGTCAAGGACGCTCAGGAGAAAGGGACGGTCCGCAATGATATTCCGGCGGACATCCTCACCGATCAGCTCGTTGCCATGGGGGACGGGTGGATGATGATGTATCCCATCGAGCCCAAGCGATTCACGCCAAAGCGAATGCGGGCGCTCATCGATGCGCTGGCGGTGCTGGTTGCGCCCGTGCCGGGCGAGCAGAATCCTGGCGGACGGGCGGTGCGCGCGTAG
- a CDS encoding porin, producing the protein MDAFRRNGLSKDGAVVREQRREEKHRVPRSVARNWGTTPVIALAALGVFAGAAHAQSSITLYGTLDTNLEIDTNLKSAGGGSANRYALNGEGLSGSRWGLRGVEDIGGGLSSVFVLESGVGGDNGTLQQGGRLFGRQAFVGLQSATYGKITFGRQYTSMLEALANFSPAAMSSLYEPVIAQIGPVYREDNTLKYSGTFGPVSVGAHWSFGTGGSSGTVDLGRLGGSGEVPGQFRRDTGYGARASYTAGSFSATVTYDQVNPSIIGTNGFAGTGTFKKAAAAASYAVGPAIFMSGYRWGMSTAPGQTLTRDNLYWAGVYYEMTPALSLTLDYYYQTFRSSTLPALRPAGNPRQLMFIADYRLSKRTDLYLTTAYARNAGLCLDTASIAFNNGYQPGAGKNSMFGAALGIRHNF; encoded by the coding sequence ATGGATGCATTCAGGCGCAATGGGTTGAGCAAGGATGGTGCTGTCGTCAGGGAACAGCGTCGTGAGGAGAAACACCGAGTGCCGCGCAGCGTGGCACGCAACTGGGGCACGACGCCTGTCATCGCACTGGCAGCACTTGGTGTCTTCGCAGGCGCGGCACATGCCCAGTCATCCATCACCTTGTACGGGACGCTGGACACCAACCTTGAAATCGACACCAACTTAAAGAGCGCGGGCGGCGGCTCGGCCAATCGATACGCGCTGAACGGCGAAGGCCTGTCTGGTTCGCGATGGGGTTTGCGCGGCGTTGAAGATATCGGCGGCGGCCTGAGCAGCGTCTTTGTGCTGGAAAGCGGCGTAGGCGGCGACAATGGCACCCTGCAGCAAGGCGGCCGCCTGTTTGGCCGGCAGGCATTCGTCGGCCTGCAGAGCGCCACCTACGGCAAGATCACCTTCGGGCGCCAATACACCTCGATGCTCGAGGCACTGGCCAACTTCTCGCCGGCGGCCATGTCGAGCCTGTATGAACCTGTCATCGCCCAGATCGGGCCGGTGTACCGCGAAGACAACACCCTCAAGTATTCCGGGACCTTTGGTCCGGTCAGCGTCGGGGCCCACTGGAGCTTTGGCACCGGCGGGAGCAGCGGCACCGTGGACCTCGGCCGGCTTGGCGGCTCGGGAGAGGTTCCGGGCCAGTTTCGCCGCGATACCGGCTATGGCGCCCGGGCGTCCTATACGGCAGGGTCGTTCAGCGCCACCGTGACCTATGACCAGGTGAACCCGAGCATCATCGGCACCAACGGCTTCGCCGGTACCGGCACCTTCAAGAAGGCCGCCGCAGCAGCCAGCTACGCCGTCGGGCCCGCGATCTTCATGAGTGGATACCGCTGGGGCATGTCGACCGCGCCGGGGCAGACACTGACGCGCGACAACCTGTACTGGGCTGGCGTCTACTACGAAATGACGCCTGCCCTGAGCCTGACGCTGGACTACTACTACCAGACGTTCCGGTCCTCGACCCTGCCGGCGCTGAGGCCTGCCGGCAATCCGAGGCAACTGATGTTCATTGCCGACTACCGCCTCTCCAAGCGTACGGACCTGTACCTGACCACCGCTTACGCCAGGAATGCCGGCCTGTGCCTGGACACCGCATCCATTGCGTTCAACAACGGTTACCAGCCCGGTGCCGGCAAGAACAGCATGTTCGGCGCAGCACTGGGTATCCGCCACAACTTCTGA
- a CDS encoding MBL fold metallo-hydrolase has translation MSTAFSSSDMQGRIRRVDLGRVSVFLGEKSGKYPDGNQVVIRGSDTRAAFDTPLVANYIGPEFDATELVVMGHVHEDHMAGLHRLPHASVYVHEGDLPAARSWDGMIAAFGNADYASETLLKFQREFFYAPRPDAQGYVDGAYWDLGQAGIRAFHLPGHTAGHTVLLVEPEGVAFTGDIDLTGFGPYYGDAGSSLADFRRSLARLPEIPAKAWVTSHHRGVYTDRERFLRDLAAYAAKLDEREQRLMAMLRESPKTLAQLVDRRLLYPPGYEGLWVVNAETRTISQHLAELLADGRVEKNEDGVYRLG, from the coding sequence ATGAGCACAGCTTTCAGCAGTTCCGACATGCAGGGACGCATCCGGCGCGTGGATCTCGGGCGCGTTTCGGTCTTCTTAGGCGAGAAGAGCGGCAAATACCCCGACGGCAATCAGGTAGTGATACGAGGCTCGGACACTCGTGCGGCGTTCGACACCCCGCTGGTCGCGAACTATATCGGCCCCGAGTTTGACGCGACCGAACTGGTGGTGATGGGCCATGTGCATGAGGACCATATGGCTGGATTGCATCGTCTCCCGCATGCATCGGTCTATGTGCACGAGGGGGATTTGCCAGCGGCAAGGAGCTGGGATGGCATGATCGCCGCTTTCGGCAATGCGGACTATGCATCGGAGACGCTGCTCAAGTTTCAGCGAGAGTTCTTTTATGCGCCGCGGCCCGATGCGCAAGGCTACGTGGACGGCGCATACTGGGATCTTGGGCAGGCCGGCATCCGCGCGTTTCACCTGCCAGGGCACACCGCGGGCCACACCGTGCTTCTTGTCGAACCGGAGGGGGTGGCTTTCACGGGCGACATCGACCTGACCGGATTCGGGCCTTACTATGGCGACGCGGGATCCAGCCTGGCGGACTTCCGTCGCAGCCTGGCACGGCTGCCCGAGATTCCGGCCAAGGCTTGGGTTACGTCCCATCACCGGGGCGTCTACACCGATCGCGAGCGCTTCCTGCGTGATCTCGCGGCCTATGCGGCCAAGCTGGACGAGCGCGAACAGCGCCTGATGGCCATGCTGCGCGAATCGCCAAAGACACTGGCGCAGCTGGTCGACCGGCGGCTGCTGTATCCGCCTGGCTATGAAGGCTTGTGGGTGGTCAACGCCGAGACCCGTACGATTTCCCAGCATCTGGCGGAGCTGCTGGCCGACGGACGGGTTGAGAAGAACGAAGACGGCGTCTACCGGTTGGGATGA
- a CDS encoding NAD(P)(+) transhydrogenase (Re/Si-specific) subunit beta yields the protein MAAGLVSMNLVTLLYLVASVCFIQALKGLSHPASARKGNAFGMIGMAIAVVTTLVLIIKLKNEFLAAGTAQSSVGSGLALIFGALVVGGGIGAYVARKVQMTKMPELVVAMHSLIGLAAVFIAVAAVAEPAAFGITPAGSHLIPLGNRIELFIGCFVGAITFSGSVIAFGKLAGRYKFRLFQGAPVVFPGQHWLNLLLAVAMIGFGVIFFMSQAWLPFLIMLAIAFVLGVLIIIPIGGADMPVVVSMLNSYSGWAAAGIGFSLNNPMLIIAGSLVGSSGAILSYIMCRAMNRSFFNVILGGFGGDASAGAAAGAQAQRNVKSGSADDAAFLMGNAETVIIVPGYGLAVARAQHALKELTEKLAEKGVTVKYAIHPVAGRMPGHMNVLLAEAEVPYDQVFEMEDINSEFGQADVVLVLGANDVVNPAAKTDPKSPIAGMPILEAYKAKTIIVNKRSMAAGYAGLDNELFYMDKTMMVFGDAKKVVEDMFKAVD from the coding sequence ATGGCAGCCGGCCTCGTCAGCATGAACCTCGTCACCCTGCTCTACCTGGTGGCCTCGGTCTGCTTTATCCAGGCGCTCAAGGGGCTGTCGCACCCGGCCTCGGCGCGCAAGGGCAATGCCTTCGGCATGATCGGCATGGCGATCGCGGTGGTCACCACGCTGGTCCTGATCATCAAGCTCAAGAATGAGTTCCTGGCGGCCGGCACGGCGCAGTCGTCGGTGGGCTCCGGCCTGGCGCTGATCTTCGGCGCGCTGGTGGTCGGCGGTGGCATCGGCGCCTACGTGGCCAGGAAGGTGCAGATGACCAAGATGCCCGAGCTGGTCGTGGCGATGCACTCGCTGATCGGTCTCGCGGCGGTGTTCATCGCGGTGGCCGCGGTGGCCGAGCCGGCTGCGTTCGGCATCACGCCGGCAGGTTCGCACCTGATCCCGCTGGGCAACCGGATCGAGCTCTTCATCGGCTGCTTCGTCGGCGCCATCACCTTCTCCGGTTCGGTGATCGCCTTCGGTAAGCTGGCCGGGCGCTACAAGTTCCGCCTGTTCCAGGGCGCGCCGGTGGTGTTCCCCGGCCAGCACTGGCTGAACCTGCTGCTGGCGGTGGCGATGATCGGCTTCGGCGTGATCTTCTTCATGTCGCAGGCCTGGCTGCCGTTCCTGATCATGCTGGCGATCGCCTTCGTGCTCGGCGTGCTGATCATCATCCCGATCGGCGGCGCCGACATGCCGGTGGTGGTGTCGATGCTGAACTCGTACTCGGGCTGGGCGGCGGCGGGCATCGGCTTCTCGCTGAACAACCCGATGCTGATCATCGCCGGCTCGCTGGTGGGGTCAAGCGGTGCCATCCTCTCGTACATCATGTGCCGCGCGATGAACCGCTCGTTCTTCAACGTGATCCTGGGCGGCTTCGGCGGCGACGCGTCGGCAGGCGCGGCCGCCGGCGCACAGGCACAGCGCAACGTGAAGTCCGGCTCGGCCGACGATGCCGCCTTCCTGATGGGCAACGCCGAGACCGTGATCATCGTCCCCGGCTATGGCCTGGCGGTGGCGCGCGCGCAGCACGCGCTGAAGGAACTGACCGAAAAGCTGGCCGAAAAGGGCGTGACCGTGAAGTACGCGATCCACCCGGTGGCGGGCCGCATGCCCGGCCACATGAACGTGCTGCTGGCCGAGGCCGAGGTGCCATACGACCAGGTCTTCGAGATGGAAGACATCAACAGCGAGTTCGGCCAGGCCGACGTGGTGCTGGTGCTGGGCGCCAACGACGTGGTCAACCCGGCGGCCAAGACCGATCCCAAGTCGCCGATCGCCGGGATGCCGATCCTGGAGGCGTACAAGGCCAAGACCATCATCGTCAACAAGCGCTCGATGGCGGCGGGCTACGCCGGCCTGGACAACGAGCTGTTCTACATGGACAAGACCATGATGGTGTTCGGCGACGCCAAGAAGGTGGTCGAGGACATGTTCAAGGCGGTGGACTGA
- a CDS encoding NAD(P) transhydrogenase subunit alpha — MEMVNHTVINLIIFVLAIYVGYHVVWTVTPALHTPLMAVTNAISAIIIVGAMLAAGLTEGGVGRVMGTLAVALAAVNVFGGFLVTQRMLEMFKKKEPKAKATEPKQALAREGA, encoded by the coding sequence ATGGAGATGGTGAACCACACGGTGATCAACCTGATCATCTTCGTGCTGGCGATCTACGTGGGCTACCACGTGGTCTGGACGGTCACGCCGGCCCTGCATACGCCCCTGATGGCGGTAACCAACGCGATCTCGGCCATCATCATCGTCGGTGCGATGCTGGCCGCGGGCCTGACCGAAGGCGGCGTCGGGCGCGTGATGGGCACGCTGGCGGTGGCACTGGCCGCGGTCAACGTGTTCGGCGGCTTCCTGGTCACCCAGCGCATGCTGGAAATGTTCAAGAAGAAGGAGCCGAAGGCCAAGGCGACCGAACCCAAGCAGGCACTGGCCAGGGAGGGCGCGTAA
- a CDS encoding Re/Si-specific NAD(P)(+) transhydrogenase subunit alpha, translating to MQIGIPLETLRGETRVAATPETVKKYVAQGHKVVVQAGAGVRASQPDGAYEAVGATIGTAAEALGAQLVLKVRAPDDAELAQMKPGAVLVGMLNPFDAENNARMAVANVTAFALEAAPRTTRAQSMDVLSSQANIAGYKAVLVAAHHYQRFMPMLMTAAGTVKAARVLILGAGVAGLQAIATAKRLGAVIEASDVRPAVKEQIESLGGKFLDVPFLTDEEREIAQGVGGYARPMPPDWMKRQAELVHQRAIQADIVITTALIPGRKAPVLLQEATVQQMKPGSVVVDLAAAQGGNCPLTVADQVVERHGVTLIGHTNLASMVAADASALYARNVLDFLKLVVDKDGQCTLNLEDDIVAACLMCRDGQVVRAG from the coding sequence ATGCAAATTGGTATTCCGCTGGAAACACTACGCGGCGAAACTCGCGTCGCCGCCACCCCCGAGACGGTCAAGAAGTACGTCGCCCAGGGCCACAAGGTGGTCGTCCAGGCCGGCGCCGGCGTTCGCGCCAGTCAGCCCGATGGCGCGTATGAAGCGGTCGGCGCCACCATCGGCACCGCTGCCGAAGCGCTGGGAGCACAGCTGGTGCTCAAGGTGCGCGCCCCGGACGACGCGGAACTGGCACAGATGAAGCCGGGGGCCGTACTGGTGGGCATGCTCAATCCCTTCGATGCCGAGAACAACGCGCGCATGGCGGTTGCCAATGTGACCGCCTTCGCGCTCGAGGCCGCGCCGCGCACCACGCGCGCGCAGAGCATGGACGTGCTCTCGTCGCAGGCCAACATCGCCGGCTACAAGGCCGTGCTGGTGGCCGCGCACCACTACCAGCGCTTCATGCCGATGCTGATGACCGCCGCCGGCACCGTCAAGGCCGCGCGCGTGCTGATCCTGGGCGCCGGCGTGGCGGGCCTGCAGGCGATCGCCACCGCCAAGCGCCTGGGCGCGGTGATCGAAGCGTCCGACGTCCGCCCCGCTGTGAAGGAACAGATCGAATCGCTCGGCGGCAAGTTCCTCGACGTGCCGTTCCTGACCGACGAAGAGCGCGAGATCGCGCAGGGCGTGGGCGGCTATGCGCGCCCGATGCCGCCGGACTGGATGAAGCGCCAGGCCGAGCTGGTGCACCAGCGCGCGATCCAGGCCGACATCGTCATCACCACCGCGCTGATCCCGGGCCGCAAGGCGCCGGTGCTGCTGCAGGAAGCGACCGTGCAGCAGATGAAGCCGGGCTCGGTGGTGGTCGACCTGGCCGCCGCGCAGGGCGGCAACTGCCCGCTGACGGTGGCCGACCAGGTGGTCGAGCGCCATGGCGTCACCCTCATCGGCCATACCAACCTGGCCAGCATGGTCGCGGCCGACGCCTCGGCGCTTTACGCCCGCAACGTGCTGGATTTCCTCAAGCTGGTCGTCGACAAGGATGGCCAGTGCACGCTCAACCTCGAAGACGACATCGTCGCCGCCTGCCTGATGTGCCGGGACGGCCAGGTCGTGCGAGCAGGTTAA
- a CDS encoding phosphotransferase family protein, which translates to MSNASSAFAGTQPAKETLGFDPAGLEAWMARQVEGFAGPLTVERFSGGQSNPTYKLVTPRQAYVMRAKPAPKAKLLPSAHAIEREFRVMAALAGTEVPVARMYALCEDEAVIGRAFYIMEFVNGRVLWDPALPGMSNSERTAIYDEMNRVIAALHRVDYKTIGLADYGKPGNYFFRQIERWSRQYRLSETESIPAMDALIASLPDQIPGEAEEQVCIVHGDYRLDNLMFHPTEPRVLSLLDWELSTLGHPMADFSYHCMSWHISPGPLRGMGGIDRGSLGIPDEAAYRHAYEQRTGRKISGNWNFYLAFSMFRTAGILQGIMKRVVDGTAASAQALEAGKLARPMAAMAWKYLQKQAR; encoded by the coding sequence ATGAGCAATGCTTCTTCAGCGTTCGCCGGCACGCAGCCGGCAAAGGAGACACTGGGCTTTGACCCGGCCGGACTTGAAGCCTGGATGGCGCGCCAGGTGGAAGGCTTTGCCGGCCCGCTGACCGTCGAGCGGTTCAGCGGTGGGCAGTCCAACCCCACTTACAAGCTGGTTACGCCGCGCCAGGCTTACGTCATGCGCGCCAAGCCGGCGCCGAAGGCAAAGCTGCTGCCGTCCGCGCACGCCATCGAGCGCGAGTTTCGTGTGATGGCGGCGCTTGCCGGCACTGAAGTGCCCGTGGCCAGGATGTATGCCCTATGCGAGGACGAAGCCGTCATCGGCCGTGCTTTCTACATCATGGAATTCGTCAATGGCCGCGTGCTATGGGATCCTGCGCTGCCTGGTATGAGCAACAGCGAGCGTACGGCGATCTACGATGAGATGAATCGCGTGATCGCGGCACTGCATCGCGTGGACTACAAAACCATCGGTCTCGCGGACTACGGTAAGCCCGGCAACTATTTCTTCCGCCAGATCGAACGATGGAGCAGGCAGTACAGGCTGTCTGAAACCGAATCGATTCCGGCGATGGATGCACTGATTGCATCGCTGCCCGACCAGATCCCGGGGGAAGCGGAGGAGCAGGTCTGCATCGTGCACGGTGACTACCGGCTCGACAACCTCATGTTCCATCCCACCGAGCCTCGCGTACTCTCGCTGCTCGACTGGGAGCTGTCGACGCTCGGCCATCCGATGGCGGACTTCAGCTATCACTGCATGAGCTGGCACATTTCTCCGGGGCCGCTGCGCGGCATGGGCGGCATCGACCGGGGCAGCCTGGGGATCCCGGATGAAGCGGCCTACCGCCACGCGTATGAGCAGCGCACCGGGCGCAAGATCTCGGGGAACTGGAACTTCTATCTCGCGTTCAGCATGTTCCGAACCGCAGGCATCCTGCAGGGGATCATGAAGCGCGTGGTGGATGGCACGGCGGCGTCGGCGCAGGCGCTCGAAGCGGGAAAGCTGGCCCGGCCGATGGCTGCGATGGCCTGGAAGTACCTGCAGAAGCAGGCGCGATGA